One Ascaphus truei isolate aAscTru1 chromosome 9, aAscTru1.hap1, whole genome shotgun sequence genomic region harbors:
- the TMCC2 gene encoding transmembrane and coiled-coil domains protein 2 isoform X1, which produces MWEGEEELPFVGVLGPALCSSPLGILVPEIFPADYGPGRMHLPTGQLDKGDLSTLSLPPSTVHGGSEGNISLEVPEGAPDPQRTKAAMDQLHQKILKITEQIKIEQEARDDNVAEYLKLANNADRQQAARIKQVFEKKNQKSAQTIAHLHKKLEHYHRKLKEIEQNGISRQPKDVLRDMQQGLKDVRANVRAGISGFGGGVVEGVKGGLSGLSQVTHTAVVSKPREFASLIRNKFGSADNIPHLKDGLEEDGDGHGGARALSGSATLAPSPKYGSDDECSSATSGSAGAGSNSGAGPAVPGSPRSNTMDGHHHGHHAGFDAILEELCEIKDGQSHLEDSMEDLKSQLQRDYSYMTQCLQEERYRYERLEEQLNDLTELHQNEMTLLKQELASMEEKVAYQSYERARDIQEAVESCLTRITKLELQQQQQQVVQLEGVENANARALLGKFINVLLALMAVLLVFVSTAASFITPLVKTRVRLLSSLLFLLSLLTLWRHWDCVTYCLEHVLLPS; this is translated from the exons atgtgggagggagaggaggagctgcCATTTGTGGGGGTCCTTGGGCCGGCCTTGTGCAGCAGCCCCCTGGGTATCCTGGTGCCAGAAATATTCCCAGCAGATTATGGCCCTGGGAGGATGCATCTTCCAACCGGC caGCTGGACAAGGGGGACCTGAGCACCCTGAGTCTGCCCCCCAGCACGGTCCATGGCGGTTCAGAGGGTAACATCAGCCTGGAGGTCCCAGAGGGGGCCCCAGACCCACAGCGCACCAAGGCAGCCATGGACCAGCTGCACCAGAAGATCCTCAAGATCACCGAGCAGATCAAGATCGAGCAGGAGGCACGAGACGATAACGTGGCAGAGTATCTGAAGCTGGCCAATAACGCAGACCGGCAGCAGGCCGCCCGCATCAAGCAG GTCTTTGAAAAGAAGAACCAGAAGTCTGCCCAGACCATCGCTCACCTGCACAAGAAGTTGGAGCATTATCACCGGAAGCTGAAGGAGATTGAGCAGAACGGTATCTCCCGGCAGCCCAAAGACGTCCTGAGGGACATGCAGCAGGGGCTGAAGGACGTCAGAGCCAACGTGCGCGCGGGCATCAGCGGTTtcgggggaggggtggtggagggggtgaagggcggaCTCTCTGGCCTGTCCCAGGTTACCCACACTGCCGTGGTATCGAAGCCCCGCGAGTTCGCCAGCCTCATCCGCAACAAATTTGGTAGCGCGGACAACATCCCCCACCTGAAAGACGGTCTGGAGGAGGATGGGGACGGGCATGGCGGAGCCCGGGCACTGAGCGGAAGCGCCACACTGGCACCTAGCCCCAAATACGGCAGCGACGACGAGTGCTCCAGCGCCACCTCCGGGTCAGCGGGCGCGGGGAGTAACTCTGGGGCTGGGCCGGCGGTGCCGGGCAGTCCCAGGTCTAACACCATGGACGGGCATCACCACGGGCACCACGCGGGCTTCGACGCCATCCTGGAGGAGCTGTGCGAGATCAAGGACGGGCAGAGCCACCTGGAGGACTCAATGGAGGACTTGAAATCGCAGCTGCAGCGGGATTACAGCTACATGACGCAGTGCCTGCAAGAGGAACGCTACAG GTACGAGCGACTGGAGGAGCAGCTGAACGACCTGACGGAGTTACACCAGAACGAGATGACCCTGCTGAAGCAGGAGCTGGCCAGCATGGAGGAGAAGGTGGCGTATCAATCGTACGAGCGTGCCAGGGACATACAG gaGGCGGTAGAGTCCTGCCTCACCCGCATCACGAAGCTGgagttgcagcagcagcagcagcaggtggtACAGCTGGAAGGGGTAGAGAACGCCAACGCCCGAGCCCTACTGGGCAAGTTCATCAATGTGTTGCTAGCCCTGATGGCCGTGCTGCTGGTCTTCGTGTCCACTGCCGCCAGCTTCATCACCCCGCTGGTTAAGACCCGCGTACGCCTCCTCTCCTCGCTCTTATTCCTGCTCTCCCTGCTCACGCTCTGGAGGCATTGGGACTGTGTCACTTACTGCCTGGAACACGTGCTCCTGCCCAGCTGA
- the TMCC2 gene encoding transmembrane and coiled-coil domains protein 2 isoform X3: MWEGEEELPFVGVLGPALCSSPLGILVPEIFPADYGPGRMHLPTGQLDKGDLSTLSLPPSTVHGGSEGNISLEVPEGAPDPQRTKAAMDQLHQKILKITEQIKIEQEARDDNVAEYLKLANNADRQQAARIKQVFEKKNQKSAQTIAHLHKKLEHYHRKLKEIEQNGISRQPKDVLRDMQQGLKDVRANVRAGISGFGGGVVEGVKGGLSGLSQVTHTAVVSKPREFASLIRNKFGSADNIPHLKDGLEEDGDGHGGARALSGSATLAPSPKYGSDDECSSATSGSAGAGSNSGAGPAVPGSPRSNTMDGHHHGHHAGFDAILEELCEIKDGQSHLEDSMEDLKSQLQRDYSYMTQCLQEERYRYERLEEQLNDLTELHQNEMTLLKQELASMEEKVAYQSYERARDIQPPLTPLSSLCPPPLYIPLSSSPSLSITRHLPSSSPSPPLPSSSLFLTPSFLPSPTP; this comes from the exons atgtgggagggagaggaggagctgcCATTTGTGGGGGTCCTTGGGCCGGCCTTGTGCAGCAGCCCCCTGGGTATCCTGGTGCCAGAAATATTCCCAGCAGATTATGGCCCTGGGAGGATGCATCTTCCAACCGGC caGCTGGACAAGGGGGACCTGAGCACCCTGAGTCTGCCCCCCAGCACGGTCCATGGCGGTTCAGAGGGTAACATCAGCCTGGAGGTCCCAGAGGGGGCCCCAGACCCACAGCGCACCAAGGCAGCCATGGACCAGCTGCACCAGAAGATCCTCAAGATCACCGAGCAGATCAAGATCGAGCAGGAGGCACGAGACGATAACGTGGCAGAGTATCTGAAGCTGGCCAATAACGCAGACCGGCAGCAGGCCGCCCGCATCAAGCAG GTCTTTGAAAAGAAGAACCAGAAGTCTGCCCAGACCATCGCTCACCTGCACAAGAAGTTGGAGCATTATCACCGGAAGCTGAAGGAGATTGAGCAGAACGGTATCTCCCGGCAGCCCAAAGACGTCCTGAGGGACATGCAGCAGGGGCTGAAGGACGTCAGAGCCAACGTGCGCGCGGGCATCAGCGGTTtcgggggaggggtggtggagggggtgaagggcggaCTCTCTGGCCTGTCCCAGGTTACCCACACTGCCGTGGTATCGAAGCCCCGCGAGTTCGCCAGCCTCATCCGCAACAAATTTGGTAGCGCGGACAACATCCCCCACCTGAAAGACGGTCTGGAGGAGGATGGGGACGGGCATGGCGGAGCCCGGGCACTGAGCGGAAGCGCCACACTGGCACCTAGCCCCAAATACGGCAGCGACGACGAGTGCTCCAGCGCCACCTCCGGGTCAGCGGGCGCGGGGAGTAACTCTGGGGCTGGGCCGGCGGTGCCGGGCAGTCCCAGGTCTAACACCATGGACGGGCATCACCACGGGCACCACGCGGGCTTCGACGCCATCCTGGAGGAGCTGTGCGAGATCAAGGACGGGCAGAGCCACCTGGAGGACTCAATGGAGGACTTGAAATCGCAGCTGCAGCGGGATTACAGCTACATGACGCAGTGCCTGCAAGAGGAACGCTACAG GTACGAGCGACTGGAGGAGCAGCTGAACGACCTGACGGAGTTACACCAGAACGAGATGACCCTGCTGAAGCAGGAGCTGGCCAGCATGGAGGAGAAGGTGGCGTATCAATCGTACGAGCGTGCCAGGGACATACAG ccacctctcacccctctctcttctctttgtcccccccccctttatattcctctctcttcttccccctcactctctatCACTCGccatcttccttcttcatctccatcaccccctcttccctcctcctccctcttcttAACTCCCTCgttcctcccctctcccactccataa
- the TMCC2 gene encoding transmembrane and coiled-coil domains protein 2 isoform X2: MWEGEEELPFVGVLGPALCSSPLGILVPEIFPADYGPGRMHLPTGLDKGDLSTLSLPPSTVHGGSEGNISLEVPEGAPDPQRTKAAMDQLHQKILKITEQIKIEQEARDDNVAEYLKLANNADRQQAARIKQVFEKKNQKSAQTIAHLHKKLEHYHRKLKEIEQNGISRQPKDVLRDMQQGLKDVRANVRAGISGFGGGVVEGVKGGLSGLSQVTHTAVVSKPREFASLIRNKFGSADNIPHLKDGLEEDGDGHGGARALSGSATLAPSPKYGSDDECSSATSGSAGAGSNSGAGPAVPGSPRSNTMDGHHHGHHAGFDAILEELCEIKDGQSHLEDSMEDLKSQLQRDYSYMTQCLQEERYRYERLEEQLNDLTELHQNEMTLLKQELASMEEKVAYQSYERARDIQEAVESCLTRITKLELQQQQQQVVQLEGVENANARALLGKFINVLLALMAVLLVFVSTAASFITPLVKTRVRLLSSLLFLLSLLTLWRHWDCVTYCLEHVLLPS; encoded by the exons atgtgggagggagaggaggagctgcCATTTGTGGGGGTCCTTGGGCCGGCCTTGTGCAGCAGCCCCCTGGGTATCCTGGTGCCAGAAATATTCCCAGCAGATTATGGCCCTGGGAGGATGCATCTTCCAACCGGC CTGGACAAGGGGGACCTGAGCACCCTGAGTCTGCCCCCCAGCACGGTCCATGGCGGTTCAGAGGGTAACATCAGCCTGGAGGTCCCAGAGGGGGCCCCAGACCCACAGCGCACCAAGGCAGCCATGGACCAGCTGCACCAGAAGATCCTCAAGATCACCGAGCAGATCAAGATCGAGCAGGAGGCACGAGACGATAACGTGGCAGAGTATCTGAAGCTGGCCAATAACGCAGACCGGCAGCAGGCCGCCCGCATCAAGCAG GTCTTTGAAAAGAAGAACCAGAAGTCTGCCCAGACCATCGCTCACCTGCACAAGAAGTTGGAGCATTATCACCGGAAGCTGAAGGAGATTGAGCAGAACGGTATCTCCCGGCAGCCCAAAGACGTCCTGAGGGACATGCAGCAGGGGCTGAAGGACGTCAGAGCCAACGTGCGCGCGGGCATCAGCGGTTtcgggggaggggtggtggagggggtgaagggcggaCTCTCTGGCCTGTCCCAGGTTACCCACACTGCCGTGGTATCGAAGCCCCGCGAGTTCGCCAGCCTCATCCGCAACAAATTTGGTAGCGCGGACAACATCCCCCACCTGAAAGACGGTCTGGAGGAGGATGGGGACGGGCATGGCGGAGCCCGGGCACTGAGCGGAAGCGCCACACTGGCACCTAGCCCCAAATACGGCAGCGACGACGAGTGCTCCAGCGCCACCTCCGGGTCAGCGGGCGCGGGGAGTAACTCTGGGGCTGGGCCGGCGGTGCCGGGCAGTCCCAGGTCTAACACCATGGACGGGCATCACCACGGGCACCACGCGGGCTTCGACGCCATCCTGGAGGAGCTGTGCGAGATCAAGGACGGGCAGAGCCACCTGGAGGACTCAATGGAGGACTTGAAATCGCAGCTGCAGCGGGATTACAGCTACATGACGCAGTGCCTGCAAGAGGAACGCTACAG GTACGAGCGACTGGAGGAGCAGCTGAACGACCTGACGGAGTTACACCAGAACGAGATGACCCTGCTGAAGCAGGAGCTGGCCAGCATGGAGGAGAAGGTGGCGTATCAATCGTACGAGCGTGCCAGGGACATACAG gaGGCGGTAGAGTCCTGCCTCACCCGCATCACGAAGCTGgagttgcagcagcagcagcagcaggtggtACAGCTGGAAGGGGTAGAGAACGCCAACGCCCGAGCCCTACTGGGCAAGTTCATCAATGTGTTGCTAGCCCTGATGGCCGTGCTGCTGGTCTTCGTGTCCACTGCCGCCAGCTTCATCACCCCGCTGGTTAAGACCCGCGTACGCCTCCTCTCCTCGCTCTTATTCCTGCTCTCCCTGCTCACGCTCTGGAGGCATTGGGACTGTGTCACTTACTGCCTGGAACACGTGCTCCTGCCCAGCTGA